Proteins found in one Clostridium cagae genomic segment:
- a CDS encoding cyclase family protein, translating to MIIDITQTTRIGRVYRAGSEPLKVQKVTRFSKGGEYTTTSFSCDVHNIGTHIDVMGADVSIENERLISEGIKFNVSHIVDRPINLSDLDISRIKEGVYVFFQTGWDKYFEDEEKYNNHPEVSMEVIEYLVDKKVNMIGIDALGLGVGRNHGIVDVYLGKNKTYAIENLANLDSIPEENFKVYCLPMKIEGLDAFPARILVEY from the coding sequence ATGATAATTGATATTACACAAACAACTAGAATAGGGAGAGTTTATAGGGCTGGTTCAGAGCCTTTAAAAGTTCAAAAAGTTACGCGTTTTTCAAAAGGTGGTGAGTATACCACAACTTCTTTTTCGTGTGATGTTCACAATATAGGCACTCATATTGATGTAATGGGTGCAGATGTATCAATAGAAAATGAACGATTAATATCAGAAGGAATAAAGTTTAACGTTTCACATATAGTAGATAGGCCAATTAATTTGAGTGATTTAGATATTAGCCGTATTAAAGAAGGTGTTTATGTATTTTTTCAAACTGGTTGGGATAAGTATTTTGAAGACGAAGAAAAATATAATAACCATCCTGAAGTGTCTATGGAAGTTATAGAATATTTAGTTGATAAAAAAGTTAATATGATAGGTATAGATGCTTTAGGTTTAGGCGTTGGAAGAAATCATGGAATTGTAGATGTTTATTTAGGTAAAAACAAAACTTATGCTATAGAAAATTTGGCTAACCTTGATAGTATACCTGAAGAAAATTTTAAGGTTTATTGTTTACCAATGAAGATAGAAGGATTAGATGCTTTCCCAGCAAGAATATTAGTAGAATATTAA